Proteins encoded by one window of Vicinamibacteria bacterium:
- the yghX gene encoding YghX family hydrolase, whose product MTRKKASDFDQGLLDLFDRYVHGGIDRREFLDRAKVFAVGGLSAAALFESLSPKYAEAQQIAKDDERLKTEYLEYDSPQGYGKVKAYVTRPAGSSGKLPGVVVVHENRGLNPHIEDVTRRTGLAGYMALAPDGLTSLGGYPGNDDEGREMQRQLDRDKLGEDFVAAVKFLQSHPDCTGRVGCVGFCYGGGVCNMLAVRVPDLACAVAFYGGQPATEDVPKIKAPVLLHYASLDERVNAGWPDYEAALKANGVRYSAFMYEGANHGFHNDTTPRYDEEAAKLAWQRTLDFFREHLR is encoded by the coding sequence ATGACACGAAAAAAAGCGAGTGACTTCGATCAGGGACTCCTCGACTTGTTCGACCGCTACGTTCACGGAGGAATCGACCGCCGCGAGTTCCTCGACCGTGCCAAGGTCTTCGCCGTTGGCGGTTTATCCGCCGCAGCGCTTTTCGAGAGCCTGAGCCCCAAATACGCGGAGGCACAGCAAATCGCCAAAGACGATGAGCGGCTGAAGACCGAGTATCTGGAGTACGACTCTCCGCAGGGTTACGGAAAAGTCAAGGCTTACGTCACTCGTCCCGCTGGCTCGAGCGGCAAGCTTCCGGGCGTGGTAGTCGTCCACGAGAACCGTGGGCTCAACCCGCATATCGAGGATGTCACCAGGCGCACCGGCCTCGCCGGTTACATGGCGCTGGCACCGGACGGCCTCACTTCCCTCGGCGGCTACCCGGGTAACGACGACGAAGGCCGTGAGATGCAGAGACAGCTCGATCGCGACAAATTGGGAGAAGACTTCGTCGCCGCAGTGAAGTTCCTGCAGTCTCATCCGGACTGTACCGGTCGCGTCGGCTGTGTGGGGTTCTGCTACGGTGGCGGCGTGTGCAACATGCTGGCGGTGCGAGTACCCGATCTCGCTTGCGCCGTCGCCTTCTATGGCGGCCAGCCGGCGACCGAAGACGTCCCGAAAATCAAGGCGCCCGTATTACTTCACTATGCGAGTCTCGACGAGCGGGTGAACGCGGGATGGCCCGACTACGAAGCCGCCCTGAAAGCGAATGGAGTTCGGTACAGCGCGTTTATGTACGAGGGCGCGAACCACGGCTTCCACAACGATACGACGCCCCGGTACGACGAAGAGGCCGCGAAGCTCGCCTGGCAGAGGACTCTCGATTTCTTCCGGGAGCATTTGCGCTGA
- a CDS encoding cupin, whose amino-acid sequence MISDDVQGFEAAMVVLPCSELDETLSFFTERLGFRVEAIYPADSPRVAVVSGYGLRIQLERGSEGAPGVIRLRCTNLGAGKGSPKELRAPNGTRIELVEADPPLVMPRVEPSFVLSESSEEATWGTGRAGMRYRDLVPDHQGGFLVASHIQIPDGGPVPDYVHFHKIRFQMIYCYKGWVRVVYEDQGPPFILKAGDCVLQPPRIRHRVLESSPGLEVIEIGCPADHVTFADYDLDLPTPTERPQRSFEGQRFVRHEAAAASWQPWRVEGFDCRDTGITAATGGLASVRIARRNRTPPEILYRHDAELLFMFVLDGSLDLRVEGHHSHHLVPGMAFVLPASVGHGFSGCSSDLELLEVAFPAAFATNRV is encoded by the coding sequence ATGATATCGGACGACGTGCAAGGGTTTGAGGCCGCGATGGTGGTGCTGCCCTGCTCGGAGCTCGACGAGACGTTGAGCTTCTTCACCGAACGGCTTGGTTTTCGGGTGGAGGCGATTTATCCGGCCGATTCGCCCCGGGTCGCGGTGGTGTCAGGATACGGACTTCGTATCCAGCTCGAGCGTGGGAGTGAGGGAGCGCCCGGCGTCATCCGTTTGAGATGCACCAATCTCGGCGCTGGAAAAGGGAGCCCGAAGGAGCTGAGAGCGCCGAACGGCACGCGCATCGAGCTCGTGGAAGCCGACCCGCCGCTGGTGATGCCTAGAGTCGAGCCGTCATTCGTCCTGAGCGAGAGCTCGGAAGAGGCCACTTGGGGTACGGGCCGTGCGGGAATGCGTTATCGCGATCTCGTTCCCGACCATCAGGGTGGGTTTCTCGTCGCTTCGCACATCCAGATTCCCGATGGTGGGCCAGTTCCCGACTACGTGCATTTTCACAAGATCCGCTTTCAAATGATCTACTGCTACAAGGGTTGGGTCCGCGTCGTCTACGAGGACCAGGGCCCTCCCTTCATCCTGAAAGCGGGCGACTGCGTGCTGCAACCCCCGCGGATCCGGCACCGCGTTCTCGAGAGCTCCCCTGGACTCGAGGTGATCGAGATCGGCTGTCCCGCCGACCACGTGACCTTCGCCGATTACGACTTGGACCTGCCGACCCCGACAGAGAGACCGCAGCGAAGCTTCGAGGGTCAGCGCTTCGTACGCCACGAGGCCGCCGCGGCTTCGTGGCAGCCGTGGCGGGTCGAGGGCTTCGACTGCCGGGACACGGGTATCACCGCCGCCACCGGGGGTCTCGCGAGCGTTCGCATAGCGCGTCGCAACCGAACGCCACCCGAGATACTCTACCGGCACGACGCCGAGCTGCTCTTCATGTTCGTGCTCGATGGCTCGCTCGACTTACGAGTCGAGGGTCACCACAGCCACCACCTCGTCCCGGGGATGGCGTTCGTCCTCCCCGCGTCGGTGGGTCATGGGTTCTCGGGGTGCTCCTCGGATTTAGAGCTCCTCGAGGTGGCCTTTCCCGCCGCGTTCGCGACGAACCGGGTTTGA
- a CDS encoding RNA-binding protein, producing MARIYVGNCSYDVTEQELRELFQAHGEVSNVSVITDRDTGRPRGFAFVEMSDDAAAQAAIKAINGTELGGRTLNVNEARPRNEGGGRGGGGGRGGGGGRRW from the coding sequence ATGGCCAGGATTTACGTAGGCAATTGTTCTTATGATGTTACCGAGCAGGAGCTCAGGGAGCTTTTTCAGGCTCATGGCGAGGTGTCTAACGTCAGCGTGATCACCGATCGAGACACTGGACGCCCACGAGGCTTCGCTTTCGTCGAGATGTCCGATGACGCGGCAGCGCAAGCGGCGATCAAAGCGATCAACGGCACCGAGCTCGGCGGCCGAACCTTGAATGTCAACGAGGCACGGCCAAGAAACGAAGGTGGTGGCCGAGGCGGCGGCGGCGGCCGCGGCGGCGGCGGCGGCCGGCGCTGGTAA